A region from the Medicago truncatula cultivar Jemalong A17 chromosome 6, MtrunA17r5.0-ANR, whole genome shotgun sequence genome encodes:
- the LOC120576022 gene encoding putative uncharacterized protein DDB_G0271982 — protein sequence MTDFPLISKEDNPEVLYQFIKAHFQDTGEIISYASIPDKMGGGDPLKVKGKRSKNVEKDDASAPKPKRAKTVKAEGSTASEYASDEVIQKKRNKKLEVRDAAREAALREEVIQKKRSKGESDYQEALKEATEEVEEEEEEHQKKKGKKPHVLPMMKVTPEMTQRTKEVAADELAKQKELSELYRKQRDDKLKAAGLEESGPLDAKRDAEIASLAADVGKQTVEEATSLLQENLMKGKGTSEVAASESASEAVRSEPPISGNSTDPKAQINMQILSSSPSPSSSSSTDLDDIPLIASEQTQPETIPEQQTTSDLPSTSLTLAIQQPLPNILESEFIDNELLRIGDEVKELILLRKVPILSIHYEDQWMNLKKNASELLDKISQKCLRTQAIVLKRYLAAIHKVQKAKVPFLCLANAPFFSESEYVKIFQKLKQKLLTTQAEAQARENEFQKIKKKIEVLEDIVSKQEEELKRQSEQIKQLMEAMSKQAKP from the exons ATGACAGATTTTCCTCTCATCTCAAAAGAGGACAATCCTGAGGTTCTGTATCAGTTCATCAAAGCTCATTTTCAGGATACGGGTGAGATAATCAGCTATGCATCCATTCCTGACAAAATGGGAGGAGGTGATCCTCTCAAGGTTAAAGGAAAGAGATCAAAGAATGTTGAGAAGGATGATGCTTCAGCACCCAAACCCAAGAGAGCTAAAACTGTTAAGGCTGAAGGTTCAACAGCTTCTGAATATGCTTCTGATGAAGTCAttcagaagaaaagaaacaagaagCTTGAGGTTCGAGATGCTGctagagaagctgctcttcgtgAAGAAGTCATTCAGAAGAAAAGATCCAAAGGAGAAAGTGATTATCAGGAAGCTCTCAAGGAAGCTACTGAagaagtggaagaagaagaagaagagcatcaaaagaaaaagggtAAAAAACCTCATGTCTTACCAATGATGAAAGTTACTCCTGAGATGACACAAAGGACTAAAGAGGTTGCTGCTGATGAGTTAGCTAAACAGAAGGAATTGTCTGAACTTTACAGAAAGCAAAGAGATGATAAGCTCAAAGCTGCAGGGCTTGAAGAATCTGGTCCTCTGGATGCTAAGAGAGATGCTGAGATTGCATCTCTGGCTGCTGATGTTGGAAAACAGACAGTTGAGGAAGCAACTAGTCTACTTCAAGAGAATCTGATGAAAGGAAAAGGAACATCAGAAGTTGCTGCTTCAGAATCTGCATCAGAAGCTGTGAGATCAGAACCTCCTATCTCAGGTAACTCAACTGATCCTAAAGCTCAAATCAATATGCAGATTCTTAGTTCTTCACCCTCACCATCATCTTCATCCTCCACTGACTTAGATGACATTCCTCTAA ttgcttctgagcaAACTCAACCTGAAACTATCCCTGAACAACAAACGACCTCTGACCTACCATCCACTTCTCTAACCTTAGCCATCCAACAACCTTTACCAAACATTCTAGAATCTGAATTTATTGATAATGAGTTGCTAAGGATCGGGGATGAAGTAAAAGAACTAATTCTTCTTAGAAAAGTTCCTATACTTTCCATCCACTATGAGGATCAATGGATGAACCTGAAGAAAAACGCTTCTGAGCTGCTGGACAAGATTAGTCAAAAATGCCTAAGAACTCAAGCTATAGTTCTTAAGAGGTATCTGGCAGCAATACACAAAGTTCAGAAAGCTAAAGTTCCGTTTCTCTGTCTGGCTAATGCTCCTTTCTTTTCAGAAAGTGAGTATGTTAAGATCTTTCAGAAGCTGAAACAGAAGCTTCTGACTACTCAAGCTGAAGCACAGGCTAGGGAGAATGAGTTTCAGAAGATCAAGAAGAAGATTGAAGTTTTAGAAGATATAGTGTCCAAGCAAGAAGAAGAATTGAAGAGACAATCTGAGCAGATCAAGCAGTTGATGGAAGCAATGTCTAAACAagccaaaccttag